From Solea senegalensis isolate Sse05_10M linkage group LG7, IFAPA_SoseM_1, whole genome shotgun sequence, a single genomic window includes:
- the vrk3 gene encoding inactive serine/threonine-protein kinase VRK3 isoform X1 has translation MPFHFCSQCGTKLEPDFRFCPSCGVKLPSLIDGSAPVSLNASLNVSPHKRDEVAKEKLSSSRYCEPRESTVTTRPALQKTCNSLRLDRDSLGFDIRDAAAAPPPPAAVVPAADPVKNYKIGDNSAGLHRSPVKQHTVTFNTPVEPTTASSTSPSVKSPRPVRAKAKPSSPASMPVEERKKLTARTRTRADESTVADSPDRSPVPSSNSRSPLKASGKSKAKKAKNATVEPLQEGEEVTDTTGRKWTLTRLSYQTITDVIYEVLQTGSRSKESNHILKLGVKDGKIFNEQNFLQRAAKPSNVEKWIKQNKMDFLGIPSCVGFGLHADSYRFLIFPNMGQSLQSVLDEDDCLSEKTVLQLACRLLDVLQYVHSNEYVHADINADNIYIAAGNTAQVYLVGYCHAYRYCPGGQHVEYRENSRTPHEGSIEFISLDAHKGAAPSRRSDLQSLGYCMLRWHTGTLPWKDLSRPDQVAASKQSTLMTSCRFMDDVPALLNHCFGKTNVSHALQTYLSAVMCLQFSEQPDYSELKSGLRTVLLQMGGSVEQPLTF, from the exons ATGCCGTTCCACTTCTGCTCCCAGTGCGGGACAAAGTTGGAGCCTGATTTCAGGTTTTGCCCGTCGTGTGGGGTAAAGCTTCCCTCTCTCATCGATGGTTCCGCTCCTGTGAGCTTGAATGCTTCTTTAAATGTCTCCCCACACAAAAGGGATGAAGTCGCTAAAGAAAAACTTTCCTCAAGCCGATATTGTGAGCCCAGAGAAAGCACAG TAACAACTCGTCCTGCACTGCAAAAGACTTGCAACTCCCTCCGTCTGGACAGGGACAGTCTTGGGTTTGACAtcagagatgctgctgctgctcctcctcctcctgctgctgtggttcCCGCCGCTGATCCTGTCAAAAATTACAAGATTGGAG ATAACAGCGCTGGACTCCACAGATCTCCAGTGAAGCAGCACACGGTAACTTTCAACACCCCGGTCGAGCCAACAACAGCGTCTTCAACTTCTCCTTCTGTTAAAAGCCCCCGACCTG TCAGGGCCAAGGCAAAACCCTCCAGTCCTGCTTCGATGCCagtggaagaaagaaagaaattaacagccagaacaagaacaagagcAGACGAGTCAACTGTCGCTGACTCTCCTGACCGCTCTCCTGTTCCCTCATCCAACTCCAGGTCTCCTTTAAAAg CGAGTGGAAAAAGTAAAGCCAAAAAAGCAAAGAACGCGACTGTGGAGCCGCTgcaggaaggagaggaggtgaCGGACACCACGGGGAGGAAGTGGACACTGACGAGGCTGAGCTATCAAACCATCACCGACGTCATTTATGAAG TTTTGCAAACAGGTTCACGATCAAAGGAATCAAATCACATTCTCAAACTG GGAGTGAAAGACGGGAAAATCTTCAATGAGCAGAACTTTTTGCAGAGAGCTGCTAAACCTTCAAACG TCGAGAAGTggatcaaacaaaacaagatggaTTTCCTGGGAATTCCATCGTGTGTTGGCTTTGGTCTTCATGCAGATTCTTACAG GTTTCTGATTTTCCCAAACATGGGTCAGTCTCTGCAGTCTGTCCTTGATGAAGACGATTGTCTGTCTGAGAAAACTGTTCTGCAGCTCGCCTGTAGATTA TTAGACGTCCTGCAGTACGTCCATTCAAACGAGTACGTTCATGCTGATATTAACGCAGACAACATTTACATCGCAGCAGGAAACACAGCACAG gtttaCCTTGTAGGATACTGCCACGCCTACAGGTACTGTCCAGGAGGCCAGCATGTAGAGTACCGCGAAAACAGCAGGACACCACACGAGGGCAGCATTGAGTTCATCAGCCTGGACGCACACAAAGGAGCAG CTCCCTCCAGGCGCAGTGACCTTCAGTCTCTTGGTTACTGCATGCTGCGATGGCACACGGGGACGCTGCCGTGGAAAGACCTCAGCAGACCGGATCAGGTCGCCGCCAGCAAACAGAG TACTCTGATGACTTCATGTAGGTTCATGGACGACGTCCCCGCTCTGTTAAATCACTGCTTTGGGAAAACAAACGTGTCTC atgcatTGCAGACGTACCTGAGTGCAGTGATGTGTCTGCAGTTCAGTGAACAGCCTGATTACTCTGAGCTCAAATCTGGACTGAGGACCGTTTTACTGCAGATGGGAGGATCAGTGGAGCAACCACTGACCTTTTAG
- the vrk3 gene encoding inactive serine/threonine-protein kinase VRK3 isoform X2, with amino-acid sequence MPFHFCSQCGTKLEPDFRFCPSCGVKLPSLIDGSAPVSLNASLNVSPHKRDEVAKEKLSSSRYCEPRESTVTTRPALQKTCNSLRLDRDSLGFDIRDAAAAPPPPAAVVPAADPVKNYKIGDNSAGLHRSPVKQHTVTFNTPVEPTTASSTSPSVKSPRPVRAKAKPSSPASMPVEERKKLTARTRTRADESTVADSPDRSPVPSSNSRSPLKASGKSKAKKAKNATVEPLQEGEEVTDTTGRKWTLTRLSYQTITDVIYEVLQTGSRSKESNHILKLGVKDGKIFNEQNFLQRAAKPSNVEKWIKQNKMDFLGIPSCVGFGLHADSYRFLIFPNMGQSLQSVLDEDDCLSEKTVLQLACRLLDVLQYVHSNEYVHADINADNIYIAAGNTAQVYLVGYCHAYRYCPGGQHVEYRENSRTPHEGSIEFISLDAHKGAAPSRRSDLQSLGYCMLRWHTGTLPWKDLSRPDQVAASKQRFMDDVPALLNHCFGKTNVSHALQTYLSAVMCLQFSEQPDYSELKSGLRTVLLQMGGSVEQPLTF; translated from the exons ATGCCGTTCCACTTCTGCTCCCAGTGCGGGACAAAGTTGGAGCCTGATTTCAGGTTTTGCCCGTCGTGTGGGGTAAAGCTTCCCTCTCTCATCGATGGTTCCGCTCCTGTGAGCTTGAATGCTTCTTTAAATGTCTCCCCACACAAAAGGGATGAAGTCGCTAAAGAAAAACTTTCCTCAAGCCGATATTGTGAGCCCAGAGAAAGCACAG TAACAACTCGTCCTGCACTGCAAAAGACTTGCAACTCCCTCCGTCTGGACAGGGACAGTCTTGGGTTTGACAtcagagatgctgctgctgctcctcctcctcctgctgctgtggttcCCGCCGCTGATCCTGTCAAAAATTACAAGATTGGAG ATAACAGCGCTGGACTCCACAGATCTCCAGTGAAGCAGCACACGGTAACTTTCAACACCCCGGTCGAGCCAACAACAGCGTCTTCAACTTCTCCTTCTGTTAAAAGCCCCCGACCTG TCAGGGCCAAGGCAAAACCCTCCAGTCCTGCTTCGATGCCagtggaagaaagaaagaaattaacagccagaacaagaacaagagcAGACGAGTCAACTGTCGCTGACTCTCCTGACCGCTCTCCTGTTCCCTCATCCAACTCCAGGTCTCCTTTAAAAg CGAGTGGAAAAAGTAAAGCCAAAAAAGCAAAGAACGCGACTGTGGAGCCGCTgcaggaaggagaggaggtgaCGGACACCACGGGGAGGAAGTGGACACTGACGAGGCTGAGCTATCAAACCATCACCGACGTCATTTATGAAG TTTTGCAAACAGGTTCACGATCAAAGGAATCAAATCACATTCTCAAACTG GGAGTGAAAGACGGGAAAATCTTCAATGAGCAGAACTTTTTGCAGAGAGCTGCTAAACCTTCAAACG TCGAGAAGTggatcaaacaaaacaagatggaTTTCCTGGGAATTCCATCGTGTGTTGGCTTTGGTCTTCATGCAGATTCTTACAG GTTTCTGATTTTCCCAAACATGGGTCAGTCTCTGCAGTCTGTCCTTGATGAAGACGATTGTCTGTCTGAGAAAACTGTTCTGCAGCTCGCCTGTAGATTA TTAGACGTCCTGCAGTACGTCCATTCAAACGAGTACGTTCATGCTGATATTAACGCAGACAACATTTACATCGCAGCAGGAAACACAGCACAG gtttaCCTTGTAGGATACTGCCACGCCTACAGGTACTGTCCAGGAGGCCAGCATGTAGAGTACCGCGAAAACAGCAGGACACCACACGAGGGCAGCATTGAGTTCATCAGCCTGGACGCACACAAAGGAGCAG CTCCCTCCAGGCGCAGTGACCTTCAGTCTCTTGGTTACTGCATGCTGCGATGGCACACGGGGACGCTGCCGTGGAAAGACCTCAGCAGACCGGATCAGGTCGCCGCCAGCAAACAGAG GTTCATGGACGACGTCCCCGCTCTGTTAAATCACTGCTTTGGGAAAACAAACGTGTCTC atgcatTGCAGACGTACCTGAGTGCAGTGATGTGTCTGCAGTTCAGTGAACAGCCTGATTACTCTGAGCTCAAATCTGGACTGAGGACCGTTTTACTGCAGATGGGAGGATCAGTGGAGCAACCACTGACCTTTTAG
- the vrk3 gene encoding inactive serine/threonine-protein kinase VRK3 isoform X3, which yields MKSLKKNFPQADIVSPEKAQTCNSLRLDRDSLGFDIRDAAAAPPPPAAVVPAADPVKNYKIGDNSAGLHRSPVKQHTVTFNTPVEPTTASSTSPSVKSPRPVRAKAKPSSPASMPVEERKKLTARTRTRADESTVADSPDRSPVPSSNSRSPLKASGKSKAKKAKNATVEPLQEGEEVTDTTGRKWTLTRLSYQTITDVIYEVLQTGSRSKESNHILKLGVKDGKIFNEQNFLQRAAKPSNVEKWIKQNKMDFLGIPSCVGFGLHADSYRFLIFPNMGQSLQSVLDEDDCLSEKTVLQLACRLLDVLQYVHSNEYVHADINADNIYIAAGNTAQVYLVGYCHAYRYCPGGQHVEYRENSRTPHEGSIEFISLDAHKGAAPSRRSDLQSLGYCMLRWHTGTLPWKDLSRPDQVAASKQSTLMTSCRFMDDVPALLNHCFGKTNVSHALQTYLSAVMCLQFSEQPDYSELKSGLRTVLLQMGGSVEQPLTF from the exons ATGAAGTCGCTAAAGAAAAACTTTCCTCAAGCCGATATTGTGAGCCCAGAGAAAGCACAG ACTTGCAACTCCCTCCGTCTGGACAGGGACAGTCTTGGGTTTGACAtcagagatgctgctgctgctcctcctcctcctgctgctgtggttcCCGCCGCTGATCCTGTCAAAAATTACAAGATTGGAG ATAACAGCGCTGGACTCCACAGATCTCCAGTGAAGCAGCACACGGTAACTTTCAACACCCCGGTCGAGCCAACAACAGCGTCTTCAACTTCTCCTTCTGTTAAAAGCCCCCGACCTG TCAGGGCCAAGGCAAAACCCTCCAGTCCTGCTTCGATGCCagtggaagaaagaaagaaattaacagccagaacaagaacaagagcAGACGAGTCAACTGTCGCTGACTCTCCTGACCGCTCTCCTGTTCCCTCATCCAACTCCAGGTCTCCTTTAAAAg CGAGTGGAAAAAGTAAAGCCAAAAAAGCAAAGAACGCGACTGTGGAGCCGCTgcaggaaggagaggaggtgaCGGACACCACGGGGAGGAAGTGGACACTGACGAGGCTGAGCTATCAAACCATCACCGACGTCATTTATGAAG TTTTGCAAACAGGTTCACGATCAAAGGAATCAAATCACATTCTCAAACTG GGAGTGAAAGACGGGAAAATCTTCAATGAGCAGAACTTTTTGCAGAGAGCTGCTAAACCTTCAAACG TCGAGAAGTggatcaaacaaaacaagatggaTTTCCTGGGAATTCCATCGTGTGTTGGCTTTGGTCTTCATGCAGATTCTTACAG GTTTCTGATTTTCCCAAACATGGGTCAGTCTCTGCAGTCTGTCCTTGATGAAGACGATTGTCTGTCTGAGAAAACTGTTCTGCAGCTCGCCTGTAGATTA TTAGACGTCCTGCAGTACGTCCATTCAAACGAGTACGTTCATGCTGATATTAACGCAGACAACATTTACATCGCAGCAGGAAACACAGCACAG gtttaCCTTGTAGGATACTGCCACGCCTACAGGTACTGTCCAGGAGGCCAGCATGTAGAGTACCGCGAAAACAGCAGGACACCACACGAGGGCAGCATTGAGTTCATCAGCCTGGACGCACACAAAGGAGCAG CTCCCTCCAGGCGCAGTGACCTTCAGTCTCTTGGTTACTGCATGCTGCGATGGCACACGGGGACGCTGCCGTGGAAAGACCTCAGCAGACCGGATCAGGTCGCCGCCAGCAAACAGAG TACTCTGATGACTTCATGTAGGTTCATGGACGACGTCCCCGCTCTGTTAAATCACTGCTTTGGGAAAACAAACGTGTCTC atgcatTGCAGACGTACCTGAGTGCAGTGATGTGTCTGCAGTTCAGTGAACAGCCTGATTACTCTGAGCTCAAATCTGGACTGAGGACCGTTTTACTGCAGATGGGAGGATCAGTGGAGCAACCACTGACCTTTTAG
- the LOC122772304 gene encoding rho family-interacting cell polarization regulator 1-like isoform X2, whose product MFTGSTKLPPTKSPQPERLDEVYAALRRGLQSYLQVHQLELDSLGQQIRENKRNGRLGSLYELDKQVKAIERFMRRLEFHLSKVEELYDAYCIQRRLRDGASKMVAAFNSATGSREARESLSEANKGYRECTEHMCSLESELESQMGEFHIKMKGLAGFARLCAGDQYEVLMRYGRQRWRLRGRVEVSNKQIWDSEEYIFLPLVTELLSIKVTELKSLANHVVVGSVSCEMLDLFCPLPQTLAVDINDLGTVKLNLEVTWSPFDKDDQTSSTSTVSKRLLSNQSPPDTPSMREQVFYSLLKRQGELENGTVWSNSSESSDDSSSPALAPHSSSPAPAPAPAPAPHAHKLSSSHLLQTTLNSPLSFTPHKSSASTPSLSSNQEEDETEAAEVFSRTETVPNGHVQTSCSHGLVGESSTDSNVSDRASLQSADLTLSCSCTDVSAAPPASAEVTAGDGSSVSAEDVKDAEAEKEDSGGHQGEEASDKHSQTSESTQELKQSEVPFPTSTSFIQEVETALESFDFLNCSDLDEEEEEEEQQEKDEGEKEEEDEPHKEKEERFYCGGSDDDDDDDDDDEEANGLEILMEAPEGFRNSDEDRFSESQESSVEDVQDLGQIDVPEDKEEPGEDASHDQKGRDHLATAVF is encoded by the exons ATGTTCACAGGATCCACTAAACTTCCTCCCACTAAAAGTCCTCAGCCCGAGCGTCTGGATGAAGTTTACGCCGCCTTACGCAGAGGCTTACA GTCGTACCTGCAGGTCCACCAGCTGGAGCTGGACAGTCTTGGTCAGCAGATCAGAGAAAACAAGAGGAACGGTCGTTTG ggcTCGTTGTATGAGTTGGACAAA caAGTGAAAGCCATCGAGAGATTCATGAGACGCCTGGAGTTCCACCTCAGCAAG GTTGAAGAGTTGTACGATGCTTATTGTATTCAGCGGCGTCTCCGTGACGGAGCGAGTAAGATGGTGGCGGCGTTTAACTCGGCCACCGGCAGCAGGGAGGCCAGAGAGAGTCTGAGTGAAGCTAACAAGGGCTACAGGGAATGTACGGAG cacaTGTGTTCACTTGAGAGTGAATTAGAAAGTCAGAtgggagaatttcacataaagaTGAAAG GTCTTGCAGGCTTTGCTCGCCTCTGTGCTGGTGACCAATATGAG GTTCTGATGCGTTACGGACGTCAGCGCTGGAGGCTACGAGGTCGTGTGGAGGTCAGCAACAAGCAGATCTGGGACAGTGAAGAGTATATTTTCCTGCCTCTtgtcacagagctgctgtcaATCAAG GTGACAGAGCTGAAGAGTTTGGCCAATCACGTGGTGGTGGGCAGTGTGTCCTGTGAGATGCTGGATCTGTTCTGTCCACTCCCACAGACGCTCGCTGTGGACATCAACGACCTGGGGACGGTGAAGCTGAACCTGGAGGTCACCTGGAG TCCGTTTGATAAAGACGACCAGACCTCGTCCACCAGTACGGTTTCTAAACGGCTGCTGTCCAATCAGAGCCCTCCGGACACGCCCTCTATGCGGGAGCAGGTGTTTTAT TCTCTGCTGAAGCGTCAGGGAGAACTGGAGAACGGGACAGTTTGGTCAAACTCGTCTGAGTCTTCAGACGACTCGTCCAGTCCTGCTCTGGCTCCTCACTCGTCCagtcctgctcctgctcctgctcctgctcctgctcctcacgcTCACAAACTCAGCTCCTCTCACCTGCTGCAGACCACGCTGAACAGTCCGCTGTCCTTCACTCCACACAAGTCCAGCGCGTCAACACCGTCTCTGTCCTCTAATCAGGAGGAGGACGAGACAGAAGCCGCTGAGGTCTTCTCTCGGACGGAGACGGTTCCTAACGGCCACGTGCAGACTTCGTGTTCTCACGGTCTGGTGGGCGAGAGCAGCACAGACTCTAATGTGAGCGACAGAGCGTCTCTGCAGTCAGCTGACCTCACTctcagctgctcctgcaccGACGTCTCTGCTGCACCTCCTGCGTCTGCGGAGGTGACGGCAGGCGACGGCAGCAGTGTCTCAGCTGAGGACGTAAAGGACGCTGAAGCAGAGAAGGAGGACAGCGGTGGACACCAGGGAGAGGAAGcgtcagacaaacacagtcagACGTCTGAGTCGACACAGGAACTCAAACAATCAGAG GTTCCTTTTCCTACTTCCACCAGTTTCATCCAGGAAGTGGAGACAGCTCTCGAAAGTTTTGACTTCCTCAACTGTTCTGACcttgatgaagaggaggaggaggaggagcaacaAGAGAAggatgaaggagaaaaagaagaagaggatgagcCTCATAAAGAGAAGGAAGAACGTTTCTACTGTGGAGGAAG tgatgatgacgatgacgatgatgatgatgatgaggaagcaAACGGTCTTGAGATCCTCATGGAAGCTCCTGAAGGGTTTAGGAACTCAGACGAAGACCGTTTCTCTGAGTCACAG GAGTCGAGCGTAGAAGACGTGCAGGATTTGGGACAGATTGATGTCCCTGAGGACAAAGAGGAACCTG GAGAGGAtgcgtcacatgatcagaaggggcgtgaccatttaGCCACAGCTGTCTTTTAA
- the LOC122772304 gene encoding rho family-interacting cell polarization regulator 1-like isoform X1, which translates to MFTGSTKLPPTKSPQPERLDEVYAALRRGLQSYLQVHQLELDSLGQQIRENKRNGRLGSLYELDKQVKAIERFMRRLEFHLSKVEELYDAYCIQRRLRDGASKMVAAFNSATGSREARESLSEANKGYRECTEHMCSLESELESQMGEFHIKMKGLAGFARLCAGDQYEVLMRYGRQRWRLRGRVEVSNKQIWDSEEYIFLPLVTELLSIKVTELKSLANHVVVGSVSCEMLDLFCPLPQTLAVDINDLGTVKLNLEVTWSPFDKDDQTSSTSTVSKRLLSNQSPPDTPSMREQVFYSLLKRQGELENGTVWSNSSESSDDSSSPALAPHSSSPAPAPAPAPAPHAHKLSSSHLLQTTLNSPLSFTPHKSSASTPSLSSNQEEDETEAAEVFSRTETVPNGHVQTSCSHGLVGESSTDSNVSDRASLQSADLTLSCSCTDVSAAPPASAEVTAGDGSSVSAEDVKDAEAEKEDSGGHQGEEASDKHSQTSESTQELKQSEVPFPTSTSFIQEVETALESFDFLNCSDLDEEEEEEEQQEKDEGEKEEEDEPHKEKEERFYCGGSSDDDDDDDDDDEEANGLEILMEAPEGFRNSDEDRFSESQESSVEDVQDLGQIDVPEDKEEPGEDASHDQKGRDHLATAVF; encoded by the exons ATGTTCACAGGATCCACTAAACTTCCTCCCACTAAAAGTCCTCAGCCCGAGCGTCTGGATGAAGTTTACGCCGCCTTACGCAGAGGCTTACA GTCGTACCTGCAGGTCCACCAGCTGGAGCTGGACAGTCTTGGTCAGCAGATCAGAGAAAACAAGAGGAACGGTCGTTTG ggcTCGTTGTATGAGTTGGACAAA caAGTGAAAGCCATCGAGAGATTCATGAGACGCCTGGAGTTCCACCTCAGCAAG GTTGAAGAGTTGTACGATGCTTATTGTATTCAGCGGCGTCTCCGTGACGGAGCGAGTAAGATGGTGGCGGCGTTTAACTCGGCCACCGGCAGCAGGGAGGCCAGAGAGAGTCTGAGTGAAGCTAACAAGGGCTACAGGGAATGTACGGAG cacaTGTGTTCACTTGAGAGTGAATTAGAAAGTCAGAtgggagaatttcacataaagaTGAAAG GTCTTGCAGGCTTTGCTCGCCTCTGTGCTGGTGACCAATATGAG GTTCTGATGCGTTACGGACGTCAGCGCTGGAGGCTACGAGGTCGTGTGGAGGTCAGCAACAAGCAGATCTGGGACAGTGAAGAGTATATTTTCCTGCCTCTtgtcacagagctgctgtcaATCAAG GTGACAGAGCTGAAGAGTTTGGCCAATCACGTGGTGGTGGGCAGTGTGTCCTGTGAGATGCTGGATCTGTTCTGTCCACTCCCACAGACGCTCGCTGTGGACATCAACGACCTGGGGACGGTGAAGCTGAACCTGGAGGTCACCTGGAG TCCGTTTGATAAAGACGACCAGACCTCGTCCACCAGTACGGTTTCTAAACGGCTGCTGTCCAATCAGAGCCCTCCGGACACGCCCTCTATGCGGGAGCAGGTGTTTTAT TCTCTGCTGAAGCGTCAGGGAGAACTGGAGAACGGGACAGTTTGGTCAAACTCGTCTGAGTCTTCAGACGACTCGTCCAGTCCTGCTCTGGCTCCTCACTCGTCCagtcctgctcctgctcctgctcctgctcctgctcctcacgcTCACAAACTCAGCTCCTCTCACCTGCTGCAGACCACGCTGAACAGTCCGCTGTCCTTCACTCCACACAAGTCCAGCGCGTCAACACCGTCTCTGTCCTCTAATCAGGAGGAGGACGAGACAGAAGCCGCTGAGGTCTTCTCTCGGACGGAGACGGTTCCTAACGGCCACGTGCAGACTTCGTGTTCTCACGGTCTGGTGGGCGAGAGCAGCACAGACTCTAATGTGAGCGACAGAGCGTCTCTGCAGTCAGCTGACCTCACTctcagctgctcctgcaccGACGTCTCTGCTGCACCTCCTGCGTCTGCGGAGGTGACGGCAGGCGACGGCAGCAGTGTCTCAGCTGAGGACGTAAAGGACGCTGAAGCAGAGAAGGAGGACAGCGGTGGACACCAGGGAGAGGAAGcgtcagacaaacacagtcagACGTCTGAGTCGACACAGGAACTCAAACAATCAGAG GTTCCTTTTCCTACTTCCACCAGTTTCATCCAGGAAGTGGAGACAGCTCTCGAAAGTTTTGACTTCCTCAACTGTTCTGACcttgatgaagaggaggaggaggaggagcaacaAGAGAAggatgaaggagaaaaagaagaagaggatgagcCTCATAAAGAGAAGGAAGAACGTTTCTACTGTGGAGGAAG cagtgatgatgacgatgacgatgatgatgatgatgaggaagcaAACGGTCTTGAGATCCTCATGGAAGCTCCTGAAGGGTTTAGGAACTCAGACGAAGACCGTTTCTCTGAGTCACAG GAGTCGAGCGTAGAAGACGTGCAGGATTTGGGACAGATTGATGTCCCTGAGGACAAAGAGGAACCTG GAGAGGAtgcgtcacatgatcagaaggggcgtgaccatttaGCCACAGCTGTCTTTTAA